tctctgtgtagctatggagcctatcctggcattcactctggagactaggctggcctcgaactcacagagatctgcctgtctctgcctcccgagtgctgggattaaaggcgtgcgccaccaacgcccggctgagtttttcaatttttttttttgagacagggtttctctgtgtagccttggctgtcatgacacccactctgtagaccaagctggtcttgaactcacagagatacgcctgcctctgacttctgagtgctgagattaaatgtgtgcaccatcacacctggttgCACATCAAGTCTAAAGAGAAAGgatgacagggctggagagatggttcagaggttaagagtactgactgctcttccagaggtccaagttcaattcccagcaaccacattggtGGCTcgcaatcatctgtaatgagatctggtgtcctcttctggcctgcaggcaggcagaacaacatgtacataataaacaaatctttaaaagagagaaagcGTGGCATTATAGGGAAACAACTCTGTCCTGAAGATCTCTCCCCAAAGATGGCGCACTAAATGTGCCTGCCACTCTGTTGGTGATGGCTGTTGGTAGTACTGGGGATCTAACCCAGGCCTTTGAACATAATAGGCTAGTAGGCTACTattgagccacattcccagccaatttttttctttcggttttttcgagacaggatttctttatgtagccatggctatccaggaactcgctctgtagaccaggctggcctcgaactcacagagatctgccaacctctgcctcctgagtgctgagatcccAGCTGATTTTTATATTCTGAGCTAGAGTTTCATAATGTAtctgactggctttgaactcaaagcaatcctcctgcctctgtctcctgaatgctgggattacaggtgtatgttaCCATGACTAGCTCATATGCATCACTTACTGCGGCAACTAAAACAAGGAGCACTGCTAGGATTTGATGGTGAAATTAAATGAACTTAACTTCATACACCCCACCCTCACTGTGGATTAGACTCGGAGCCTCAGCATCCTTGGCAAATTCTCAACAGCTGAGCCACACCCTCTGCAGCTGAGCCACACCCTCTGCAGCTGAGCCACACCCTCTAcagctgagccacaccctcagccctcTTCACACTTGATGAACTGAAGAGTCTCTTCTGCTGCACCATTCCTCTCACCCTTCACACGCAGGAAAAGTCTGTTGATGAGAATTCAGACCCAGAGGCTCTTGGATTATCAGGATGGAGTTATGGGTTATCCCAGCTGGGTGACCATGGAAACATCTCTTATCtgctccaagcctcagtttccttatttgcaAGTTGGAATGATGATATGACCTATCTTAGTGTCCTCCAGAGAATTAGTCAAGATaaacccataatcccagcacttgagaggtggaggccccagagttcaaagtcaacctccATTCCATAATGAGTTCCAGATGAACCTGGGAAATagaagaccctgtcaaaaaaaaaaaaaaattaactgtgaTACTTTCCTGAGAAGCTCTTAGCTCAATGCCTGATCTAAAGAAAACACACCATCAAGTggctgggatgtagcttagtggtagagtacttgcctagcacatcCAAGGTTCTGGGTTCCAGCCAAGCTactgaaacacacatacatactccaAAAACTGAGTGTGACTCTTTATTTCAGCCCCATCCAGTCCTGTCCTGTTAGTAGAAATGCCAGGTGAATTCATGTTTCAGGGAACAAGAAAAAGtggggtcaggcatggtggcccattcctgtaattccagaactaaggaggtagaggcagggaatatctgaatttgaggacagcctggcatatccagcaagttccaggccagccagggttatgtagtaagaccctgtcacaaaaagtaaattaaagagGACCTAAAGAGAAGGCTCATTAGTTAAAGGAACTTGCTGCTTTGCCAGAGGACCTTTGTTccctttccagcacccacatggtggctctcaaccatccataactccagtgccagggaatctgatgctctcttctggcctccatgggcaccaaacaCAAAGGACACAGACATGTGTGCATTCAAAACAtaagtacacataaaataaaaataaacaaataaaagcgATTGTAAAGACTGTCCTGATCCACAAAGAAGCCTTGGAGAGTCCATCAAGAACAATTAGAGCTGACCGTAATGTAATGTCTCTTCCGTGgaaaatttctgttgtttctcaCCTCCCCGGACAGTTGCTTAGAAGAGCATCCAATCAACTGTCTAGTGAGAAACAACAGATTCAGAAATTGTGAATCTAATGAATTTCTGACATTAAAGTGCTTTCCTTGGTAAGGAGGGATCCAGGAGGAAGGGGTCAGGGAGACAAAACTCACTACGTCTCTACTGCCATATCCCACAAGGCCCAAGGCATCCCTTTCTTGGTAACAAGGGGATTGCTTTCCCTGTTCTCTCACAAAATCCACAAATCTTGTTATTTTTctcctggctaacctggaactcactgtggatCAGACTAGCTTAAAATGTATAGTCATCCAAGTCCCTCTGGCTCATGTATTCCTATGCCTAGAAATTCACCTTTGACCCAGGCACCCCAACATACATTTCAACTGGGAGAGGGACTCAAAGACAGAAGTATAGAAAACTCAGCACAGCAGTTATTGCCTAAttgggcatatccttctgtatgttgtgaatatatgttcctcttattgtttgatgaataaagctgtttgacCAATGATTTAACAGAGGAAAGCCAGGTGATAAATCTGAACAGGAATTGAGAGACGCAATAGGTGGGgttgaggagatgccatgtagctgccagggaGTCAAGATGccagggcatcactggtaagtcAAGGCCACGTGGTgatacacaaattaatagaaacgggttagtaattaagagagagctagccagtaagaagtctaagccattggccaaacgaTTGTAAcagatattaagcctcagagtggttatttcataaacAGTTTCCAGAGATCTGGTAGGTAGATAGAAACTGGGTCCAGTGGGCCTGAGATAGACGGAGAAAGTCTCCTCCAATTGCCATGGTCCAGAGCCATGTTAGTCCAATAAGAGAGTCCTGGTGACCTGGATCATCATTAAGCTCCAATCTCCTGGGCAGTCTTTGGTCCCATGGTCACTGAGATTGTGCCAACCAGACTGGCCAGGGGTCTCTGTGAGAAGAAAGAAGCAGTGTGTCTGGGAATGGTGAATGTGacacccactctgtagaccaagctggtcttgaactcacagagatacgcctgcctctgacttctgagtgctgagattaaatgtgtgcaccatcacacctggttgCACATCAAGTCTAAAGAGAAAGgatgacagggctggagagatggttcagaggttaagagcactgactgctcttccagaggtcctgagttcaattcccagcaaccacatggtggctcacaaccatccgtaatgagatctggtgccctcttctggcctgcagggacacatgcagacagaacattgtatacataataaataaatcaatcttaaaaaaaaaaaaagagttagtgGGACAAGCCTCAGCtaaggctgaactttcataattaataaggagTCTCCATGTCGTTATTTGGTAGCTAGCTGCCGGACAAGAAAACTCATTACAGTGGCTTTTGGGATAAAAAGGCCTGCCACTGTTAGCTGTAAATGGCATGTTTAATGAAACTGATTCATCTCAAAAGCTACATTGTTATGGTTAGAGTTGCCAGATTGTGCCCAAATAAAACCATTCAACCCAATACTGTGAGTTGTCACCATAGCCAGCTAACAGGGAGCCAAAGGTACCATGCACTTAATCTCTCAGGAGTGGGAAGGGCAATGCACCTGTGGCTTCTTCATCACAAGGTTAACTTCTGGAAAATGCCACTAGTCTGGCATGGAGGTGTAGTCTGTGCAGCATAAGCTTAGAATACTTTGTATCCACACTGGTCTAATAGATATGAGGCCCTGTTTGCTACAGTGATACATTAGGCAGAAATGGAGACAATCCCAGAAGAGCAACCAGCAGTGAACTGAGACCACAAGCCTCATTCAAGACAGCCTCCTCAGAAAATGGGCCTCTATTTAATGTCCATTCCCGGACAGCTTAAAACATCATTATCTATAGCCATATGTTGTTTGAAGGGTTCTCTTTATTGACATTCTTGATTCCACATTTGGGAagctctgccactgcctcctaaataacgggactaaaggcatgtacctccaTGCCTagctacatttgtgtgtgtgtgtgtgtgtgtgtgtgtgtgtgtgtgtgtgtgtgtgtgttgctgaatGCAAATACTTGCATCATACATGTGTTTGATtcctcagaggtcaaaagagggtgtgtGATTCCTTGGATCTGCAGTAACGGGTGGTTGTGAGACAttcagtgggttctgggaacactgtgttctctgtaagagcagttagtgctcttaacaactgagccatttatctaacccttttcttcttctttaaaaaaaattacttgttgctcttgcaaagaatTCAGAATCATGAGGAGTACTGGTAACTTGTTTGTAAGCTACCCAGACATGAGTATAGGCCATTCTCATAGGCAGGCCACGGACGGGGCTGGAATTGGAACTGTACTTCTCAGGCTTGCACTTTTGATTAAGATAAAATACTCGAAAGGATATtcgataggtagggctttagttgggagggtggtaggggaggaagggagcgagaagggaactgggattgtcatgtaattcaatcttgtttgtaattcaaataaaaaaaagataaaatgctCTTGCAGGTATGCTGGCTAGATTTGTgttaacttgacataaactaTAGTCATTTGAGAGAAAATACCTCTATAAGATCTGTCTGTGGGCCATCctagaagcattttcttaattagtgattgatgtgggaggggtggtcctgagttctgtaagaaagcaggttgagtaaatcagtaagcagcaccctccatggcctcagctCCTTCCTCCTGGTCCCTGCCCTCACAGTATTTTTGTTAGcttgtttttgtggttgttgttgttgggtttttgtttgtttgtttgttttgagacagggtttctgtgtgtagtcctggtactggctgtcctggaactcactctgtagaccaagatgtcTCAACATCTAAAGGCGTTTACCACCAGCGCCTGGcaccctcactgcttttgataatGGACTGTTACACGGAACTacgagtgaaataaaccctttcctcccccaggtTGTTTTTGGTCACGGTGTTCCCAGGAAAAGAATCCTAACCAAGACAGCAGACTTTATATCGTTCTAGGCATCGGTAGAAGGTGACCAGACAAATGGACACCCGACACACCGACCGGTAGGGGTGTTGAAACAGGCAGTGCCCCGTGTAGCCAAGAGGCCTAAAGAGGTTCTGCGCCCTCGCAAAGGACCTTTTATTGCGGCGTCCTGCCTGCCTCCCGCTCCATTTGTGTAAAAGGACAACCCCGAGGGCACTGGGTATCTCTCAGACCAAAGGGCCACTCTATCTGCCGCAGGCATAACAGGAGACTATGAAAAGCCACATCCAAGTGCCGAAGTGTTGCCAGGGAGACGGCGGTACCACTCAGCGGTGCAGGCTGAGAGCCGCGCCTCCAGATTGGGGTCAAACGTGCACCGGCCACGCCCACTTTGAGTGAAGTGAAGCTCAGGAGCCCGCGTGTTCGTCACTTCCGCCCTAATGAGCCCACATGTGAGAGGCCGAGCGGCAGAGGGGCACATTTTATTTGTGTCACTTCCGGCGAGCCTAACAGTGTCCACGGCAACATGGCCTTGAACGGCGCTGGTGAGGGGTCGGGTTACTTGGGCCGTGGCGGTGGGGTGCGGGAGGCAGTTCTCTCCGCCCTGGCTCCATCTCCTTGTTGCTCTTTCCCCTAGAGGTTGACGATTTCGCCTGGGCGCCTCCGACAGAAGCAGAGACGAAGGTGCTGCAGGCGCGACGGGAGCGGCAGGATCGCATCTCTCGTCTCATGGGCGACTACCTGCTGCGTGGTTACCGCATGCTCGGCGACACGTGCGCGGACTGCGGGGTGAGGCGAGCGAGGAGGATGAGGCCTTGGCCTAGGCCGAACGTCCTTCCCACAGCTCTCTCTTCTGTGGACCCTGCCGCTCAGGCTCACCTGTGTCCCTGTGCTTTCTGGTTCCCAGACGATCCTCCTCCAAGATAAGCAGCGGAAAATCTACTGCGTGGCTTGTCAGGAGCTCGACTCAGATGTGGATAAAGACAATCCGGGTGAGGGGCCGAGTGTGCGCTTTGGGGAAAGGAACACGGGACGCGATAGTTAGCCAGGAACAGTAGACCTGGGAGGTGACACTGGAAGTATCTGCGTGCGGTGGGATTGAGGTGCCTCCTCGTTTTAGCCCTAGAGAGGAGGAAAAACACTAACCCTTTTGTTCCCGATACTGTGGATAGAGTCCGAGCTAAATCAAGCCATCCCCACATGCAgagcgcggggggggggggtgctactTTGGGCtttacacatgccaggcaagcgtTTTGCCACTGAAGTACACATCCCAGTCTTCATGCACAGACTTGATGGATGAATGAGGCCAGGGCAACTGCCAGGCAACTGGTACCTGAAGTGTAAACTCAGAGGTATATTGCTTGCCTAGCTTGTGTAAGGAGAAAGAAGAGTAGGGACTAGATGGATTGCCTTATGCGGAGAACACTGGAAGCCCAGGAGGGGCAATAAAGAGCAAATGGCTTAGGGCGGAGGGGCACCAAGCATCCTGACAATCCCCACCTATTTTCCTTTAGCTCTGAATCCACAAGCGGCCCTCTCTCAAGCTCGGGAACACCAGCTCGCCTCCACGACAGAGCCTGCCACAGGCTCTCGTCCCACACCCCAGCCCCCAGTACCCCGTCCAGAGCACTGTGAGGGAGCTGCAGCAGGGCTCAAGGCAGCCCAGGGGCCTCCCCTACCTGCTGCACCTCTAAATACAGATGTGGTGGCTTACACACAGACAGCCCTCCTGCAGAAGCTAACCTGGGCTTCAGCTGAGCTGGGCTCTAGCACCTCCTTGGAGACTAGTATTCAGCTGTGTGGGCTTATCCGGGCTTGTGCTGAGGCCCTGTGCAGCCTGAAGCAGCTTCAGCTCTGAGACCTCTACTCCAACCTCTGTTCCCCTGAGAAAAACCCTCTAGAAAAACAGCTGTTCCTCTGTGtggtttgttcctttcttggttCTGAGTGCATGCAAGCCCCCGCTCTATTCATGAATTTTCTTACTTTGGCATCTCACCTTTTCTACCTGAATGGTGCGTTTTTTTGCATTCAGGACAAGGGGTAAATGGTAGAGGAATAAGTGACACTTTATTCCAAGGAAGTGACCTCAGCCTCTGATCCAATACCCCTTCCTCCACCTTCTGGACCTGAGTGACATCTGAAATTTCAGTCCcaggcgggcgttggtggcgcatgcctttaatcccagcactcgggaggcagaggcaggaggatctctgtgagttcgagaccagcctggtctacaagagcgagtgccaggataggccccaaaagctacacagagaaaccctgtctcaaaaaaccaaaaaaaagaaaaaaaaaaaagaaacttcagtcCTCTTGGTGCTTCCTTCCCGCCTGAGTGAGCATCTTGAGTCTATGATTccatctttttttggggggggggggtcgagacagggtttctctgtggttttggaggctgtcctggagctagctcttgtggaccaggatggtctcgaactcacagagaagtcTATGATTCCATCTTAATGTCCACTGGGATGCTGACATGTTGAGGGGCGCCTAGCGAAGCGCTTTTAAGAGCCAGGCACAGTCTTAACTCcattctctggcctcctcatcCCCACACATTTAGAATCTTTCCCTTGGGAGAGGTATTGTGTAGAACACATTGTTGGGCAAAAAGAGCCGCCCAACACTCTTTCCTGACCCTTCGTcctccccccttctttctttGGTGGGTTCCTGGGCCCCACCAACCATCGCCCAGTTAAGGGAAGCCCCACCCATATAGAAGGGGAGGAGCATAGGCGGAGTCCGAGGAGTCTGGGAAGGAACAAAGCGCGGCCTGCGGGCGGTGGCTGGGCTCCCTCCGGAGGCTGGGCCCCCCGGGAGCGGGGCCTGTGGGCCGCAGCGTGAGTGAAACATTGCAGGGGTCCAGGTGGCATCACAGTCCGTGTCGGCCGGGCCATGAACGGGCTGCCCTCAGCGGAGGCGCCAGGAGGCGCGGGCTGCGCTCTGGCCGGGCTCCCGCCGCTACCGCGCGGCCTCAGCGGCCTTCTTAACGCTAGTGGGGGCTCATGGAGGGAGCTGGAGCGCGTCTATAGCCAGCGCAGCCGCATCCACGACGAGCTGAGCCGTGCCGCCCGTGTTCCGGACGGTCCCCGTCACGCCACCGGCGCTGCCAACTCAGGCTCTGCAGCAGGCGCGCGCCGCCCGGTTAACCTGGACTCCGCACTAGCCGCGCTGCGCAAGGAGATGGTGAGTAGGTGGGCGCCCCGCCAGGGGTGGTGTGCTCTACGGAGCACAGGGCAGAGAGAAGTCTGGGACAGGTCTCCTTGGTCTCAGGCCGAGCAGGAGACATGGTTTCACAAGGCTTTAGGATAGCTGAGATAGTAGCAGTGTGTAGCAATTGTTGCATTTTAAAAACTTGCCTGATTTCATCCTGGTGGACAGTGTTACCCCATTGTATAAATGAGGGCCAGTGACTGGCTTAAAGGTTTTACAGTTTGCAAGTGTCATCTGTTGTCTCCAGAATTTTAACGGAAGAAGGGGCTGGAAGATTGGATAGGGTTGTGGCTCATGGCGGGGACTTTGGGTTTTGGGGACTGGGGGTGGTCTGGGCCCCCAACTCTAGCCTACTGTCAGTTGTCTACAGGTGGGGCTACGGCAGCTGGATATGTCCCTGCTGTGCCAGCTGTGGGGCCTATATGAGTCGATCCAGGACTACAAGCATCTGTGCCAAGACCTGAGCTTGTGCCAGGACCTGTCATCCTCCCTTCACTCGGACAGCTCCTACCCACCTGATGCCGGCCTGTCTGATGATGACGAGCCTCCTGACGCCAGCCTGCCCCCAGACCCTCCACCCCTCACTGTGCCCCAGACACACAATGCCCGTGACCAGTGGTTGCAGGATGCCTTCCAAATCAGCCTCTGAAAAGCTGAGGTGGATAGCAATGCACCCATACAAAAGGCTCAAAAAAACTTGCCCTTCAGCAAGTCCTTAGTCGACAGTGCCTGCTCTTTTACCAGTACCACCTCACTTCACTTCAGGAGGGCAAGGCATATACCCATCAGGCAAAGTGGTCAAGACTGCAGCCAGTGCCAGTGGACTGGACTTCCCACTTCTCCCTCTTGTGTGCACCCCTAGCTTGGCCAGCCCTTAGTCTGACCGTGGGGTCCAAAGCGTCTTGCACTCCCGTTGGCATCTCTGGGACTGGGATGATTGCCTAGCTTCcatctctttttgtcttttgctGCCACTTGCAGCTGCTGGCTCAGGGGCATCCCTACCTGTGGCCCCAGGGTTTCCCTCCCTGGGACTAGGACTCCAGGATCCACCCCTGCAGCCACCCACGGCCAGAAAGGCTAAGGTCTCTATGCTGGATATTTAAGTTTAGGGACCAGTTCCTGgatgagaaaataaatacttttcaatATTGTATTCTGATTGCCTGGTTGATTGGTACTCGGTTGGGAACACAGTCGTTGCTGGTAAGTGTGGTCCGAGTTCTGCCGGCAGGTGGCGCCCAAGACCTCTCAGTGAAAGGCGTAGGGCGCAGGGTGTGAAATAAATACTTTCAACATTGTATTCTGATTGCCTGGTTGATTGGTATTGGGTTGGGAATACAGTCGTTTCTGGCAGGTGTGGTCCGAGTTTTGCCTGCAGTTGGTGCCCAAGACCTAGTGAAAGGTGCAGGGCGCAGGGTGTGAAACTTACCTCTTCCGGCAAGGTTGGAAGCTTTCAGGCTGCTGGAGCCTGGCTCTGAAGCATGTAACAGCAGTTGAATCTCTTCCCCTGGGCTCTAAGCTTCGGAGCCCAGCTTCCCCTTTGCTTTCCGGGAAGGAAGGAGCCGCCCATCTTGAGGAGAGAAACTTTCCACCTCCAGTGCGGGGCGGAGTTGCAGCGGAACAGGAAATGGGTGGGCCAGCCAGCCCAGGGGCCCATCGGCATGAGTGGGGAAAGTTCCAAGAAGAGTCTTGGAGTTGGTGCCCCGTGGGTTGTAGGGAGCGGTTGTGGAAGGGAAAGGTGTAGAGGCCGAAGGGAGTGAAGTTTCTTCAGTGTATAGACAAGTCCTGGAAGCGAGACCGAAGCAGGGCTCAAACCATCGTTTCTAGAGACTCAGCGGTGAAAATTGGGGACCCAGGCACCTCTGTTGCAGTCTCAGACCACCCAGCCTCCCTGGGACCTCAGCACTAAGGACCTGTAGTGTCGTACACAAAGGGCTTCCTCGAGGAACCAGAGGACCCTACAGATGGGGTGGAGAGACAAACCGGGTGCCCGACCTACAAGAAGTCTCACATTGGCGAGGTTGCAGACAGGCACCTCATCCCCACTCCCTACTACAGTCGTTGCCGGCTGGAGATGCCACCCAGGTGGCACTCCTGGAAGACCAGTCCTTTCCAAACTGAGGGTTTACCAGATGTGTTGCTCTAGGGCACTTCTCTAACTGAGCGTAATACAACCTTGCAGAGGCTCATTACCATTCAAGTTGGATGGGTGAGTGATAAGGAGTCTAATCTAGGCGTTAACaccacaggggaggagggaaaacacccatgtacacattTTCTCTAGCCCTGATAACGGGTTGCATTTAATGAGACATGGCAAAATTAGCCTGGCCCTATGCTAACTGCTTCCCCAGGTTTCAACCTTCTGTTACCATAAAAGATGGAACTATCATTGGCCCCATTTAACAGACTTCAGAACTGAGGCTCACAGTGTTAGTGCTTTGTCCAAGGTGGCACTCTTGATTAGAAACCAGTATTTGAACCTTTCAGCGTTTGTGAGAATTGAGGACTTTTTTTCCCTCGTGCCTGCTGAGAAGTCAGATTTTGAGATACTAAGTGCATCCCACCAAGGCTGTCTCCTGACTCTGAACTTTTCTCTCTGGTTAAGAAGACATGGGTGTTAACAATAGTTTCCCACCCCAGAGCTAAGAACCGCTGGCTCTGGTCCAGTAAACTCTCAGAACTCCAAGCAagcccctttccttcccaggtctCTGCTTTACCAGCTTGGGAAACGGGGTACCAAACAGTACCACAAGGTTGCAGGCGGGAAGGGAGGCGCCTTGGGCAGCTCTTTGGAGGGCAGCCCCAAGTTGAGGGCTGTCATCTCTTGAAGCGCACACGttctcccccccacaccccatccgGCCCGCGGGCGCCCACCAAGACGGCTTTGCGGTCGGGACTCTTTCCCTCCACCCCCAAGCCGGGTGCCGGTGCCCCGGTCGCGAGGCTAGGTCCCGGAAGCAGGGTCGCCCCGCCCCGCCCGCGTTGCAGCCCCGCCCGCCTTCGGACGGGGGTGCGGCTCCAGGAAACGGCGCGCTCGCAGCTCTGAGCTCCGACCAACTCGACGCTCCGGGACCGCCCCGCAGATTCAGCTAGCCCACCCGGCGGACCCCAGCGGCCGCCCCAGCAAGCACGACCTAGATCCGAACCTCAGACACATCTACACGGACGGGGCAGACCAGACAGGATTAGCAGAAAGGGGCCCCAGAGATCATGGGGACCCTGACAGGGCCAGCAGTGGCGAGCAAGCGGGATCCCCGAGCCTGAGAAGTGGGCGGCAAGAGCTGCTAGGGCCATGACTTCAGTGTGGAAGCGCCTGCAGCGGGTGGGCAAGAGAGCAGCCAAGTTCCAGTTTGTGGCGTGTTACCATGAACTGGTGTTGGAGTGCACCAAGAAATGGTGAGTAGAAAGGAGGTCTGAGGGAGGTCCCCAAGATTGGTGTGCGACTCCATTTAGCTGGATCTGTTTGAGCCTGAGAAAAACGCCCCAAGTCTAACGGCTAAAGGGGTTCCCATCCTAGGTGTATCTTGCAGCTTGTGGGTGACTCCAGGAGTTGAGAGGTGTGGAGAGCCTTGTTGGGGGCAAGACTCACAGGCAGAAGAATCTGTGCTCACATTTAAATCAGCTGTGGTGAGGACTGGGGGAGGAGGCTTCATTCCTCAAGCCAAGAGCGGCAGATTCAGGGTGGTAGTGGAAAATGGAACAAGTTTTGAGGTCTCCAGGTGGCCAAGGCCAGGACAGACTTCATGGAGCCTAGTCAAGTTCACAGTGAAGATGTGGCCTTCTCTTtttctgcccctcccccttcAGCCAGAGTGGGCCTCAGAGGCTAGAGATGTCTCCACAATGTCCTTAAAAGGGGAAACTGAGCTTGGAGGGATGAAGAGGGAGGCGGGGAGAGGCTTAAAGGGGCCTGAGGTCCTAGGGGTTGGTGGGTCCAGGAGAGGGTCTGTGCAGGGAAACCTAGTCAAATGAGGGGACAATCGCACAATTGCAGTCAGGCCTTGCCTTAGACTGTCAAAGGGCCTTGGGGGTATCTGGCTCACATTCCCCCGGGGCAGCTGCCCAGGCCCCTGCGTCACACCCTAAATATATGTGCTCACTAGTGTCAGCTTCCCTTGGCTGGATTAGGGCACAGCTGTGGGGGCCTcacaggccaggcagggctaaaTATAGAGTCCCAAGGGGGAAGAGCAGGGGTAGGCTGGAACCATGGGGTCTAAAAGGGAGGGGAATGAACAGAGGCTGGGGTCTTTGGTGCAGCCACTATTAATCTCTGGCCTTGTACATGCTGGGCCTACTGGGAGGCCCTTTATACAGTAGAGGCTGAGGGAgaataagagctagttggggtaACAGCAGAGCTGGCACTTGAACTCTGGCCTCTGGTTCCTGCCCCAGCATTCTGGGTGAGGCTAAAGGGACGCTGGGCATGGTCTGGCAAGTAGACAGAGGGTGCAGACAGTGTCAGTGGGCTGAGTCACAAGCAGCAATGGGTAAGGCCAGCTGGGCTTCTTAGCCAGGAGCCCAGGACAGGAAGCTGCCCCTGCCTAGGTCACAGCTTCCCAGGAAGGCGTGCCTGCTGTCCTGAGTCAGGCTGCCCAACCAAG
The DNA window shown above is from Cricetulus griseus strain 17A/GY chromosome 3, alternate assembly CriGri-PICRH-1.0, whole genome shotgun sequence and carries:
- the Znrd2 gene encoding protein ZNRD2, whose translation is MALNGAEVDDFAWAPPTEAETKVLQARRERQDRISRLMGDYLLRGYRMLGDTCADCGTILLQDKQRKIYCVACQELDSDVDKDNPALNPQAALSQAREHQLASTTEPATGSRPTPQPPVPRPEHCEGAAAGLKAAQGPPLPAAPLNTDVVAYTQTALLQKLTWASAELGSSTSLETSIQLCGLIRACAEALCSLKQLQL
- the Fam89b gene encoding leucine repeat adapter protein 25, with amino-acid sequence MNGLPSAEAPGGAGCALAGLPPLPRGLSGLLNASGGSWRELERVYSQRSRIHDELSRAARVPDGPRHATGAANSGSAAGARRPVNLDSALAALRKEMVGLRQLDMSLLCQLWGLYESIQDYKHLCQDLSLCQDLSSSLHSDSSYPPDAGLSDDDEPPDASLPPDPPPLTVPQTHNARDQWLQDAFQISL